The stretch of DNA TCAAATAAGTTCTATGAATGTAAATATCTTAAATCATTTCCCTTGTAAAACATCATTACTTTGCCAGAACATCCATTACCTTACAGCTGGACATCAATTTTCTGTTCCAAAGCTTCTTCATGGCATTTTTCATCTCTGTGTTTCTCAGGGTGTAGATCAAAGGGTTCAGCATAGGAGTGATGATAGTATAAAAGACAGTTAGAGATTTATCAATGGGGAAGGTACAGACAGGCCTAACATACATGAAAATACAAGGGAcaaagaagaagacaacaacTGTGATGTGGGAGATGCAAGTAGAAAGGGCTTTTTTGCGACCTTCTGAACTTTGGGTTTTCAAAGTACATAGAATGACTCCATAGGAGATAAGCAAGATTACAAAGATAATTGTGCATATTGCTCCCCCATTGGCAACCACTGAGATGCCAATTTTATAGGTATTTGCACAGGAAAGTTCCAATAAAGGGTATATGTCACAAATGAAGTGATCTATGATATTGGGCCCACAGAATGGGAGACTTACAACGAAAAGGAGCTGAACTAATGAATGCAGGAAACCTCCAATCCAGGATACCACCAACAGCAGAAAACATACACGCCATCGCATAATAACTAAGTAATATAAGGGTTTACAAATGGCTACATAACGATCATAGGCCATAGAAACGAGGAGGAAAACTTCAGCTCCACCAAATAGATGTTCCAAGAAGAGCTGCACCATGCAAGCTTGGAATGAAATGGTTGCTTTTCCATAGAGCATGTCCAGGGTCATTTTAGGGACAGTGATAGTGGAATAGATGGCATCCATAAAAGAcaagaaggcaagaaagaagTACATAGGACAATTCAAGTTCTTACTTCCAATGATAGTTATGACAATCAGGATGTTTCCCACCATAGTTAAAATGTAGATAATTAAGAATACAGAAAAAAGTGTTTTTTGTACCTCAGGATTCTGAGTGAGCCCCAGGAGGACAAACTCAGTGACATTGTTCCTGATTTCCATGTCGCACGGGGagggtatgggtgtgtgtgttgtGGGTGAGGGGAAGGCACAGAAAAGTGTTTATTGGATACAGTTCCAGATTTGTATTTAGATATGCCTTGTGTTCAGTTCTGACATCTGGCTTTTTTGATAAACAACCTGCTTATTGCTTTGGGGCATCAATTTGTTCATGAGTATACCAGTCATGATAGTGGAACATTACCTGTTTCAGAGAACTTTTGTGAGGTTGGGAGAGGATGGCTGTTCTGTATGCAAATTTTAATCTCACACAAAATTTGGTTATTCTTCTGTAAGGGCAACGGTCAGATATTTACCTATAAAGATAattaagaaacaaatattttattgaccccttttttatatcatattcatttctcAATATATTACTCCCTCTATCAGAACATACATGAACTATGCATTAATGATAGTTTCTCTTCTTtgtaaaaaaagggaagaaggcatTCCTTCTTCAGTGTATTTCTGACAAATTTCTGACATTATATCAAaatctggggtttttttgttaaattgtttAGTTTATATTGTCATCAATATGGAAATTGTTCCCATGCTCTGCTTACTTTACTAAGTTTCAATtcactaaaaaaaatcttttaatgtttctctaaATTCCAGATTTTCGTATTTTCAAAGAGCATCAATATAGCCTGTAATATTTACATATTCCGCAATAAATGGAgcccaatttttttattttttgctagcacaaaaaatactttaatgaatatttttgctATACAAAGAATCTTTTACTGGAGTCTTCTTGGGTTTCTGCCTGGCAATGAGTTTTCTCATTTCCAATAGCATGaacattttagtttctttttggaAACACAGACTTCTAAACTGAGGTATCAGTGCTCTTATATAATTTCCAAGACACTTCCATTTCAAGAACCTAACTTGTTGTAATCAAAGAAAGATATGGTTTGTTGTGAATTCTGCGGGAAAGAGGCAAATGCACAGAAATGTAAGGCCATGATTTAAAGTCCTCTTATCacctacataaaatattttttttgtcattaggAACTTTTCTACAAATTGAAGGTCATTTTGATGACCTCTGTCACTAAAGAGTTAAATATTAGTGACATCTATTTTCATTCGATCAATCGGGATttattatatctttttaaaaagattttttaatctCTAACATActtattaaaatgcaattgatCCATCAAAGAAATAACTTTAAACTGTTTTTCGCCTTTTCCAAATATAAGTTTAATCCTAAATTTGAAAATGTATTGAACAAGGGCATTTTTGTGGAAATAATATAGAACTACCACAAAGTAGGAACCTTATAAatgtcataataataataataataataataactattattattattgttactcttATCTCATGTTAATGATTTATTTCAACGGAGAGGGAAGACTGAAAGATATCATGCTTTTTAtgctttacaatttcttgaaggctattttcttttattaatagaCCAAACCATATTACTAGGGAGCTATTCTGAGATTGTTAGCATATGCCATTTTCTGAGTATTTGGTAAACTTGATCTTTGTACTTTTCTAATCTCTTTGCAAAGATCTCACTTCACAGTAGGTAAATGGGCAAAATGTCCCATGCACTTTAAATCTCGAATTAATTTGTTGAATCATCTAATTTCTTCGTTTATAACCCCAAACACttcaaacaatattaaaaattgcTCATGTGAGACAACGACCACCAGGAGTTTTTGGTGGGggatatttctttattttgacaACATGACTCCCATGTCATGCTGAATTAAGACAGAAGCAGTTATTCAGCTTAGTTTAGCatctaatttataattttaaaacaaagcatAGTTTCGAATGTAATCAGCAGTATAAAGGATTTTTGTAAATATGTTACCTCTCCATGGAGTCGAATGTACCAGATCCTGGATTATGATATGCTTTCCTTGGTGCTGAAACACAACTGCTTACAGCAATGATAATGATACTGCTGTTCACCCTGTTGTGATCACAGAGGCAGAAAAGTTCATGGTAAAAACAAAGTTCATTTCAGCTAAAATAAAGGCTATCTGAGTTTCATTATTTCCAGGTTTCTCCTACAGTTCCCACacatcagtattttttttcaaacaatcGTGCTTTCTTAGGTGTGAGTCCATGGACTTAATGATAACTCATACATTTTTTTGTGAGCAGAAGAACATTTTATCCAAATTTGATAAAAATACCATTCCATATCTGGGAGTCATTCCAATATTAtgttcttaaatctttttctcctttaattaaATCCTTTGAGGAATCTGCCCAGAGAACAGGGGCAGCCCGCTTAGTCCTTTTACTGAAGACTCTATGTCTTCATAGAACTCTATGACTCTGGAGGGATCTGACTGTATAACCTTAACAGtagagtcaatttaaaaaaaaaaaaacaacgacAATGTATCCAGAGGAGAAAAGAGTAGAGACAGTTTCAAGAGGAAATACTATTTCATTACAGATCTAGGGCTATAAAGAGGCATTAcatcaaatacacacacacaaacacacacataaacacatacgtgtgtacatatgtattacatatatatgtatcacatatatctataaatatatatgtatatgcacatatatcacACATACGTCACATAGGTATCACATACacccatacatatatgtgtgtatatgtatatatatgtgtgtgtgttcatacgcttatttacacacatgtacacacacgcatgcatttaaatgtatgcatatatatgtatatacgcatttacatgcatatataaacatataatatgcatatatagatacatatacacatttttatatgtacatgtgcatatatgaatacatgtacatacgtatacacatatgtgtacatgtgcggcgtgtatgtgtgtatgtttgtgcttatatgtacacatatacatatacacatagctatATACTCacgtatgtgtgtacatgtttatatgtgtatgtgtatgtatatatgtttgtgtgtgtatttatacaagtacaaaaggaagaaagagcagatcagtgaattgaacatgcaactaaaaaataaccaagcaaaagcaaaaattaactcccccaattaaatatcaaaattgAAATCCTGAAACTCAAGGGAGACATTAATAGAACTGAAAGTCAAAAAGAAATTGCACTAAtacataaaactaagagttgattttattaGGGTTAgggggcacagtgaatagagtatgCGAACTGGtatcaggacaactggagttCTAATCTATCTTCTATCATTTatgagctatgtgatcctgggcaagtcatgtaacatctgtttgcctcagtttccttaactgtaaaattgggacccttgagaaagaaatggtaaaccacttcagtatctttgtttATAAAACTCCATTAAAATCGTTTCATGTAGTGTCAAGCATGACTACAAACAACTtaacagtaacaaaaacaaaagacaaggcTTTTATGAACAAATAACATAGTTAAAACACcggttaatttaattaaaaagaaagaagaaaatcaagttacCAATTTCAAAAGTGAAAAAGTAAATGTTTAGCAgctgaagatgaaattaaagtggagttatttttcccaattatgtaTCAGTGAAAccaacaatctaagtgaaatggatgaaaataTACAAGAAATATAAACCTCAAAAAATAAGAGAACAGAAAGTAGAATACCTAAATAAACCTTAGAAAAACAATGATTaagctccctaaggaaaaaaatctccataactaaatggatttacaagtgaattgtaaCCATTATTTAAGGAGCAAATTATTCCCAATATTATATTAGCTCCCTGAAAATAATGGgtaaagaaataattcttttaaattacttttatgataaaatatgagaaagcaaaattagagaaaaaatctATGGAACTATTTTAAATGAATACCGACATGAAATTTTATGTAGAATATAAGTAAGAAGATTATAGCAATCTCTTTCAAAGATTGCTAACATCAGgttggatttatgccaggaatgaaGAGCTGGTTCATcatgtatgtacgtatgcatgtatgcatgaaGGTATGTGTCAAGTGCATGCACACactcatatgtatacatatttgtatatggatATTCATGTATGTTGATATATGTAGATTTATGTTTGTATATGATACATACAGATAAGGATAATTAATCATatcaatacaaaacaaaaaaattatagaaatatatcaaaagatgcagaaaaagtttttgacaaaatataatgatcctttgttttaaaaagcacttagGAAATGGAACTTTTCCCAAAATGATCACTAGCAGCTGTCCAAAAGTAAGAACAAacatcatatatgtataaaaggGATAAATGAAAAATCTATCCAGTAAGATAGGGGTGGAAGAAGGGTGTCGTTTACCACCATTATCATTATCTCTGAATATCAGTGCAGAAATTCCAACTGTAacactgagaaggaaaacaaatgagaggaataaaaataagcaatgaggaaactCAATTAggtattgcttgatcaaagggtatgcacagttttggtTGCCCGTTCCAAATTGTGgtctagaatggttggatgagttcactcCACTAACAGTGTGTCAGTGTTctgattttcccacattctctctaacatttatcttttcttcattttttgtcgTATTAACCAATCCAATAAGTATGCAGCAGTAcgtcagagctgttttgatttgcatttatctaaacaaaagtgatttagagcacatCTTCATATGCTTATACATAGCTTTGATCtgttcatctaaaaactgcctgttcgtatacattgaccatttctcaattggaaAACAGGCTTAAATtgtcataaatttgactcagttctctatgtatttgagaaatgagtcctctgtcagagacatttgctataaagattgttttccagctttctgctttccttctacccCTACTTACCTTGATTTTGTTTGCATGATAGCTTTTCAATTAATTATGAACAGAATTATCTATTCCATATTTCCCCTTCCATGGGGAAAGGTGTGGGGAGAGGTATAAAAGGCCTTGAATAAAATGTTGAATGAAGTCTGAGCAGAAAATGGAGTAAACAGGTAGGCTGTGAAACCTGTATAAAACAGGGAGTTCAGTACTTTATCCTCCAGTACTGCAATCATAGGGGAGGTGATTAGAGAAAGTTTAGAGGATCAAAACCTGAGTAATTTTTCATGATGATGAAAATGTCGTCATCGTTCCCTGCAGTGGGGTGGTGGAATGTGGTGAGGGTTGTTCCATGGAATCGAAGCCAAACATCTGCCAATGTAAATGAAGTTATAAATCGGAGTTCCAAAGTTGTATCAAGTTGTTTCtctttataataatattatgatTGTGTAAATCATTGTCTTGTTTCttgtcatttcactctgtatcataCAACGCTTCCCAGATTACTTTGAAACTTTTGTTCATtcctttattcaataaacatttcaagGTAGTTACTATGTATGCGAGAGACATTGTCctgtaaaaagggggaaaagacatTCCTTATGcacaaagagtttataatctaatagggagacaacacacaaagaagGCTACACAAGGTTAcacaggaaataatgaaaagaggaaaaCCTTGCAATTAAGAAACATTTAGAAAGGCTCCCAGTATATTTTGGTATTGTATataggatttaaaggaagccagagagttCAGTGGTTggagcagagaaaggaaaggagaacagctagagaaaatgcttGGGTCTAAGAGATGAAGTATCTGATTTGTGGAATATCTGGGAAGTCAGTGTaaatggatcaaagagtacatattGGCGAATAAAGCGTAGAAAGACTAGAAATATAGgaggagctaggttatgaagggctttgaattcgAAATGGAGAACTTAGATTTTTGGCcatggaggcaataggaaaccacggAAGTTAATAGGAGTTAAGGGGGATTTGATGAGGTCATACTTGCGTTTTagtaaaatcactt from Notamacropus eugenii isolate mMacEug1 chromosome Y, mMacEug1.pri_v2, whole genome shotgun sequence encodes:
- the LOC140516529 gene encoding olfactory receptor 4A47-like; amino-acid sequence: MEIRNNVTEFVLLGLTQNPEVQKTLFSVFLIIYILTMVGNILIVITIIGSKNLNCPMYFFLAFLSFMDAIYSTITVPKMTLDMLYGKATISFQACMVQLFLEHLFGGAEVFLLVSMAYDRYVAICKPLYYLVIMRWRVCFLLLVVSWIGGFLHSLVQLLFVVSLPFCGPNIIDHFICDIYPLLELSCANTYKIGISVVANGGAICTIIFVILLISYGVILCTLKTQSSEGRKKALSTCISHITVVVFFFVPCIFMYVRPVCTFPIDKSLTVFYTIITPMLNPLIYTLRNTEMKNAMKKLWNRKLMSSCKVMDVLAK